The following proteins come from a genomic window of Triticum aestivum cultivar Chinese Spring chromosome 6A, IWGSC CS RefSeq v2.1, whole genome shotgun sequence:
- the LOC123131247 gene encoding uncharacterized protein, with the protein MASVKLAAAALAVVLACAALAATPAATYAEYRPEPEPCKTQAMYFKNCLRLGHCEKCCFGVVANPACYCEVEREALIECAPGHHCSRADKKVKIAEMNLPCMKNLKCKHA; encoded by the coding sequence ATGGCGTccgtgaagctcgccgccgccgcgctggccGTCGTGCTCGCGTGTgctgcgctcgccgcgacgccggcGGCGACGTATGCGGAGTACCGGCCGGAGCCCGAGCCCTGCAAGACGCAGGCCATGTACTTCAAGAACTGCCTCCGCCTCGGCCACTGCGAGAAGTGCTGCTTCGGGGTGGTGGCCAACCCGGCGTGCTACTGCGAGGTGGAGCGGGAGGCGCTGATCGAGTGCGCGCCTGGCCACCACTGCAGTCGCGCCGACAAGAAGGTCAAGATCGCCGAGATGAACCTCCCCTGCATGAAGAACCTCAAGTGCAAGCACGCGTGA